From Cotesia glomerata isolate CgM1 linkage group LG2, MPM_Cglom_v2.3, whole genome shotgun sequence, a single genomic window includes:
- the LOC123259425 gene encoding tRNA (adenine(37)-N6)-methyltransferase → MKNYVNMDGEISQVDPEYLLGQLNTARREIYNLRQQIKSLKYVFEKDVDNIKRLIGLQASAGIVEVAEPAVEASTSQSTSLNLEPIGVINTGFPSKRGTPRQPGIGKESRGKITLFNTVFTNPEHALNGLEDFSHMWILFHFHRNDSTHVRAKVSPPRLNGARTGVFSTRSPHRPCPIGLSLVKILSIEGNTILFEGVDTVDGTPVLDIKPYIPQYDDPLHIEQEIRRENLDDRLSLYDSAFNGNIEGCLADEEGQDVSRDEELAMRLQAEEFQGIGNDQNLPQRYSRSLGPNPLTENASNVEASSRESSENPMPGPSGLGLENQTQEESEDARNSRLLDGADGPSIVCVTDMDLINRRALNPRLDNSPVRMGVREAPDGEEGFESQPLRSSLTVGNIQSIPAAGTFQSFPTRSSADTQTQSDNQFQVRVPDWISQPLSPSLSVVFNERAVRQLVEIAKDKAEEQKRAIVNVLREDPRSVYLRQRWANQFYTFLINDLHISCRFDDTRRIVTVFQVRHAGRTCECGEPEWQCLGHSPIS, encoded by the exons atgaaaaattatgtaaatatgGACGGTGAGATCAGCCAAGTAGATCCCGAGTATTTGCTGGGCCAACTCAATACTGCGAGACGggaaatatataatttaag GCAGCAGATAAAAAGTCTAAAGTACGTTTTTGAAAAAGATGTTGATAATATTAAGAGACTTATTGGACTGCAAGCATCTGCAGGAATTGTTGAAGTCGCTGAGCCGGCTGTGGAAGCTTCAACGTCGCAGTCCACCAGCTTAAATTTAGAGCCTATTGGTGTTATTAACACTGGGTTTCCTAGCAAACGCGGGACTCCAAGGCAACCTGGAATTGGCAAAGAGTCAAGGGGAAAAATAACTTTGTTTAATACTGTGTTTACTAATCCTGAACATGCACTCAATGGACTTGAAGATTTTTCTCACATgtg GATTTTGTTTCACTTTCATAGAAACGATTCAACCCACGTGCGAGCAAAAGTATCACCACCGCGCCTGAACGGTGCTCGAACAGGAGTATTTTCAACGCGTTCACCACACCGTCCCTGTCCAATCGGCCTAAGCCTGGTGAAAATCTTAAGTATCGAAGGGAATACTATTTTATTCGAAGGCGTAGACACCGTAGACGGGACTCCAGTGTTGGACATAAAGCCTTACATTCCCCAGTACGACGACCCTCTGCACATCGAGCAAGAAATCCGACGAGAAAATCTTGACGACCGGCTGAGTCTCTACGACTCGGCGTTTAATGGCAACATCGAAGGATGCTTAGCCGATGAAGAGGGCCAAGACGTGTCTAGAGACGAGGAGTTGGCGATGAGACTGCAAGCCGAGGAGTTCCAGGGTATAGGTAATGATCAAAACTTACCACAAAGATACTCTAGATCCTTGGGTCCAAACCCGTTGACTGAAAATGCAAGTAACGTAGAAGCGAGCAGCAGAGAATCTTCCGAAAATCCCATGCCAGGACCTTCTGGACTAGGGTTGGAAAATCAGACCCAAGAAGAGTCTGAAGACGCGAGGAATTCCCGGCTACTGGACGGCGCTGATGGACCCAGCATCGTTTGCGTGACTGACATGGATTTGATAAACCGACGGGCATTGAACCCGCGTCTGGACAATTCTCCAGTCAGGATGGGGGTTAGAGAGGCACCTGATGGAGAAGAAGGATTTGAATCGCAGCCTCTGAGGTCGTCTTTAACTGTAGGAAATATTCAGAGCATTCCTGCGGCTGGTACTTTCCAAAGTTTTCCCACGAGATCCAGCGCAGACACTCAAACTCAATCAGACAATCAATTTCAAGTTAGAGTTCCTGATTGGATCTCTCAACCATTATCACCCTCGTTGTCGGTAGTTTTTAATGAACGTGCTGTGAGACAGCTTGTCGAGATAGCCAAGGACAAAGCTGAGGAGCAAAAACGCGCTATTGTAAATGTACTTCGTGAAGATCCGCGATCTGTTTACTTACGCCAGCGTTGGGCTAATCagttttatacatttttaattaacgacTTACATATTAGTTGTAGATTCGACGATACTAGACGTATCGTTACTGTCTTTCAGGTACGACACGCTGGACGTACATGCGAATGCGGTGAGCCTGAATGGCAATGTCTTGGCCACTCGCCtatatcttaa
- the LOC123259421 gene encoding transcription factor TFIIIB component B'' homolog, whose product MFRSRVIVTANIQSRRPRNVVKDPDTSVGNTLEKEVNKQPDSVSDKLIKSEEAIPNNDSDKKISGETDKESAEKSDTVNNLDKKIDSDIPVPVNEAVSDAPVPESAVEPTNGAVTDGNVTTDVSDAEASSSEQKKTISSTAKTLLPRSCFMRPVPRLDARPRVRRNSVQGSGASASESEDDSRRIISVPITNSNRTAPENSDNQGSLSISFSANNNSTSGPNNNNSSSNVNYNNNNNSNTDNESSTAGTKSNVKQKKKFVISESTRKLAEKKRSFRLEHKDGKPDRSKLTMYDLIHYNPSTNPMTQIETSKKPVFRSGLSEEEIMNEDADDPEDPDEGGMPAPQVKIGPDGELILDEQSLVIERTSVIKQREALARTDAVIDDNIYGSGFYKQRARMKEWPKWETIKFYKALNAIGTDFSLMKSLFPKRTRSDLKRKYKKEEKANGRLVSKALKSGVNFDFDLLKEELETFEQMESNKKRVEKNAPAKEKKAKRRIAVTSLGLAALDHEDEKLKQDPNQIKKKRSAKPPKPEKEQLPTKRKKKLKRLRSVSVHSDEDSADAGSESDTEIYRPRPTRSGRVPRPKKFRINSKHILDNILGDKTPTEDADTLGADSAPGSKILSLERDENSTTDIDNMEPGSLVIVSKESADEPGKTEVQVYMVKSTNDAQNNSGSKPDFDTDMISSVVTKNLIASHRDDLDID is encoded by the exons atgtttCGCTCACGTGTGATTGTGACAGCCAATATTCAGAGCCGCAGGCCGCGTAATGTGGTTAAAGATCCAGACACAAGCGTTGGGAATACGTTGGAAAAAGAAGTAAACAAACAACCGGACAGTGtaagtgataaattaattaaatccgAGGAAGCTATTCCCAATAATGacagtgataaaaaaatatctggtGAAACTGATAAAGAATCAGCCGAGAAAAGTGATACTGTcaataatttagataaaaaaatagattctGATATTCCTGTACCTGTTAATGAAGCTGTGTCGGATGCTCCTGTTCCTGAATCAGCTGTTGAGCCTACCAACGGTGCTGTTACTGATGGCAATGTCACTACTGACGTTTCTGATGCAGAAGCCAGCTCCAGTGAGCAGAAAAAAACCATTTCTTCAACAGCGAAGACATTATTACCACGGTCATGTTTCATGAGACCCGTACCGAGGCTAGACGCTCGTCCTAGAGTGAGAAGAAACAGCGTTCAAGGAAGCGGCGCCAGTGCCAGTGAATCTGAAGATGACAGCCGCAGAATTATTTCTGTGCCGATCACCAATTCTAACAGAACTGCTCCAGAAAACTCGGACAATCAGGGTAGCCTCAGTATTAGTTTTAGtgctaataataatagtacCAGTGGtcctaataataataatagtagtagtaatgttaattataataacaataataacagtaatacTGATAATGAATCGTCGACTGCTGGGACCAAGAGTAATGTcaagcagaaaaaaaagtttgttatTTCAGAGTCCACGAGAAAGCTGGCGGAAAAGAAGAGAAGTTTTCGGTTGGAGCACAAAGATGGCAAACCAGATCGCTCTAAATTGACAATGTATGATTTGATTCATTACAATCCTTCGACCAATCCGATGACGCAAATAGAAACTTCTAAGAAGCCAGTTTTTCG ATCTGGACTAAGTGAGGAAGAAATAATGAACGAAGATGCAGATGACCCTGAAGATCCTGATGAAGGTGGTATGCCAGCACCGCAGGTTAAAATCGGGCCTGACGGAGAGCTGATTCTAGACGAGCAGAGTCTTGTTATTGAAAGAACATCAGTAATTAAACAGCGCGAAGCATTAGCTCGAACCGATGCAGTTATTGACGACAACATCTACGGCAGCGGGTTCTACAAGCAGCGTGCAAGAATGAAAGAATGGCCAAAGTGGgagacaataaaattttacaaagcTTTGAATGCTATTGGGACAGATTTTTCACTGATGAAATCTCTGTTTCCCAAGCGTACACGCAGTGACCTAAAACGCAAGTACAAAAAAGAGGAGAAGGCAAACGGAAGATTGGTATCGAAAGCTCTCAAGTCTGGCGTTAACTTTGATTTTGATCTGCTTAAAGAAGAGCTGGAGACTTTTGAACAGATGGAATCTAACAAAAAGCGCGTGGAAAAAAACGCACCAGCCAAAGAGAAGAAAGCAAAGCGTAGAATAGCTGTTACTAGTTTAGGTCTCGCCGCGTTGGACCACGAAGATGAAAAACTCAAGCAGGACCCGAACCAGATTAAGAAAAAACGATCCGCTAAACCTCCGAAGCCAGAGAAAGAGCAGCTACCAACCAAgagaaagaagaaattaaaacgCTTGAGATCGGTATCTGTTCACTCGGACGAAGATTCTGCAGACGCTGGCAGCGAAAGTGACACTGAAATCTACAGACCACGTCCAACTCGCTCTGGACGAGTTCCCAGACCTAAAAAATTCAGGATCAATTCTAAGCACATTCTGGATAATATTCTGGGTGATAAAACTCCCACAGAAGACGCAGACACGCTTGGTGCTGATTCAGCGCCTGGGTCTAAAATTCTTTCGCTGGAACGCGATGAAAATTCTACCACCGACATCGACAACATGGAACCCGGGTCTCTTGTTATTGTTTCTAAAGAATCAGCTGACGAGCCTGGGAAAACAGAGGTCCAAGTTTACATGGTTAAATCTACAAACGACGCTCAAAATAATTCAGGCTCGAAGCCTGATTTTGACACTGATATGATTTCGTCGGTGGTTACTAAAAATCTTATCGCTTCTCACCGAGATGATTTAGATATTGACTGA
- the LOC123259451 gene encoding pleckstrin homology domain-containing family J member 1-like, with protein sequence MKYNEKELIEISRGIGELEGRLNHKRAHKSAFKERWFKLKSNLLFYFNITDLGQIDEKQPAGILVLENYNVNTDSVSEGPFAFSIVFRDELDKRHILTGRSEDQVNQWVAALKQASYEYWRSQLIMLQEKLCQKTGKDPLLIFPRNRGVIRDEAWNSTTTFRSHIRSLTGSTSSITSAINKETNLIELL encoded by the exons atgaaatacaatgaaaaagaattaattgaaataagcCGAGGTATCGGTGAACTGGAAGGACGTTTAAATCACAAGCGTGCTCACAAATCAg CATTCAAAGAGCGAtggtttaaattaaaaagcaacttgttattttatttcaacatcACTGATCTTGGCCAGATCGACGAAAAACAACCTGCTGGAATACTTGTCCTGGAGAACTACAATGTAAACACAGACTCAGTATCAGAAGGACCTTTTGCGTTCAGCATTGTGTTCAGAGACGAGTTGGACAAACGTCACATCCTGACTGGCAGGTCTGAAGACCAGGTAAATCAGTGGGTGGCCGCGCTGAAGCAGGCCAGCTACGAATACTGGAGATCGCAGTTAATAATGCTCCAGGAAAAACTCTGTCAGAAGACTGGTAAAGATCCACTGCTTATCTTTCCGCGAAACCGCGGTGTAATCAGAGATGAAGCCTGGAACTCAACGACCACTTTCAGATCTCACATTCGTTCGTTAACCGGGTCCACGTCCTCAATAACTTCAGCTATTAATAAAGAAACAAATCTCATCGAATTATTGTAg
- the LOC123259418 gene encoding protein Aster-B-like, with the protein MYYEKETLHDHPISNMNKSVENLLLSSHDVLSSINSSSLGALNPNKSGNEYSGEELNDSTSSKNDNERNRPLSPNSSPQSSPKIHNRKEYWKTSGSSASNLSLKEHDNWSKADDQSLEPANRSSDSTEAGRSTTEIRKEGRTDRSKKKSSWYNVLYPTYKSRSEDFKRIFKDVPDDERLVVDYSCALQREILVHGRLYVSQNYVCFYANIFMWETLVSLRWKDVESITKEKTALVIPNAISICTSKDKFFLTTFGARDKTYLMLFRVWQNALIGQPMSTAEMWSLVHACYGEELGLTSDDEDYIPPIAAAEEEKLPSRLSTESFSEAEAAPADNVQSRVDPIPETVDKIDSKPDVNLDPTDMSDTTESEAEKQALRLGIRSTTVCTAPHDGRQISNAVLPIHIDQLFTLLFTSSKFFLDFHTARKTTDLIQSAWTQDPETGQKMRTVSLTVSLTQPVGPRTSQVTETQIMLPCSRPGHRYSINVESSNAGIPYADSFSVSTHFCMVAVTENETSLNISSVIKFKKHVWSVMKSLIEKNAWAGMEEYYGSLTKALSVECEDTASGSGIKRKARRRRRAVGVSPSLPVHAPDLPTTLSAAVADPPHVISSASKTREDPTNLMNWILLIAVLCLMIINGLLYYKLWGLEDAAAYTVMDLHVLRSTPKSEEDWINLLQQQESLHNVEMRKWQRVLHTAAQLLRQTEDSLIELQKSMHPTSTEKVFSVLKPNLKGFYNDRDDQRHNEDM; encoded by the exons atgtattatgaAAAGGAAACTCTTCATGATCATCCAATTTCAAATAT GAATAAGTCAGtggaaaatttattgttatcaaGTCACGACGTTCTAAGTTCTATAAATTCGTCATCTCTGGGAGCACTGAACCCCAATAAATCAGGAAATGAATACTCTGGTGAAGAATTAAATGATTCGACGTCTagtaaaaatgataatgaaCGTAATCGGCCGCTTAGTCCAAATTCATCTCCTCAGTCAAGTCCGAAAATTCATAACAGAAAAGAATACTGGAAAACATCCGGCTCTTCCGCGTCTAATTTGTCGCTTAAAGAACATGATAATTGGTCAAAGGCTGATGATCAGTCATTG GAACCAGCAAATAGATCATCAGATTCAACAGAAGCTGGTCGCAGTACAACCGAAATTCGCAAAGAAGGAAGGACTGATCGTAGTAAAAAGAAATCATCATGGTACAATGTTCTTTATCCAACATATAAATCACGTTCTGAAGATTTTAAGAGAATTTTCAAAGACGTTCCTGACGACGAAAGATTGGTAGTAG attattcGTGTGCCTTACAACGGGAAATATTAGTCCACGGACGACTGTACGTATCTCAAAATTACGTTTGTTTTTatgcaaatatttttatgtggGAAACCTTGGTTTCTCTGCGTTGGAAGGACGTTGAATCAATAACCAAAGAAAAAACAGCACTTGTAATACCAAATGCTATCTCGATATGCACCagtaaagataaattttttttaacaacttttGGTGCTCGAGATAAAACTTACCTCATGTTATTTCGCGTATGGCAAAATGCGCTTATTGGCCAG CCAATGAGTACCGCTGAAATGTGGTCGCTTGTCCACGCATGCTATGGAGAAGAATTAGGATTAACTTCCGACGACGAAGATTACATTCCACCTATAGCTGCAGCGGAGGAGGAGAAATTACCGTCGCGTTTATCCACCGAATCCTTTTCAGag GCTGAAGCAGCACCTGCTGACAATGTACAATCAAGAGTTGATCCCATTCCCGAAACTGTCGATAAAATTGACTCTAAGCCAGATGTTAATTTAGACCCGACCGATATGAGTGATACGACTGAAAGTGAGGCTGAAAAACAAGCAC TGAGACTAGGCATAAGAAGCACGACAGTATGTACAGCACCACACGACGGCCGTCAAATATCAAATGCAGTTTTACCAATTCATATCGACCAATTATTCACCCTATTATTTACAAGTTCTAAATTTTTCCTGGACTTTCACACGGCTCGAAAAACTACGGACTTGATCCAATCAGCTTGGACGCAAGATCCGGAGACAGGGCAAAAAATGCGAACAGTATCTTTGACAGTGTCTCTAACGCAGCCAGTGGGTCCGCGAACATCTCAGGTAACAGAGACGCAAATAATGCTTCCATGCAGTCGTCCAGGTCACCGTTATTCCATAAATGTCGAGAGCTCGAATGCGGGGATTCCCTACGCCGACTCCTTCAGCGTGTCTACTCATTTTTGCATGGTTGCGGTTACTGAAAACGAAACCAGCCTGAATATTTCCTccgtaataaaatttaaaaagcacGTGTGGTCTGTCATGAAGAGTTTGATTGAGAAAAACGCATGGGCTGGAATGGAAGAGTACTACGGAAGTTTGACCAAAGCTCTGAGTGTTGAGTGTGAGGACACCGCCAGTGGTAGCGGCATCAAAAGAAAAGCCAGAAGACGAAGACGAGCAGTAGGTGTTAGTCCTTCGCTACCAGTTCATGCTCCTGATTTACCTACCACGCTTTCAGCCGCAGTTGCTGACCCACCACATGTTATTAGCAGTGCTTCTAAAACTCGGGAAGACCCGACTAATTTAATGAACTGGATTCTGCTAATTGCTGTTCTGTGCTTGATGATCATTAATGGATTGCTTTACTACAAGCTCTGGGGACTCGAAGACGCTGCAGCTTACACTGTGATGGACCTCCATGTTCTTCGGAGCACTCCCAAGTCCGAGGAGGACTGGATTAATTTGTTACAGCAGCAGGAAAGTTTGCATAATGTTGAAATGCGGAAATGGCAAAGAGTTTTACATACTGCTGCACAACTACTTAGACAg ACAGAGGATTCATTGATTGAATTGCAAAAGAGTATGCATCCAACGTCAACAGAAAAAGTATTTTCTGTTTTAAAACCAAATTTAAAGGGGTTTTACAACGACAGAGACGATCAACGCCATAATGAAGAtatgtaa